A single Roseomonas gilardii DNA region contains:
- a CDS encoding ABC transporter permease: MQGYGLHLIKRLMQFLLVVFVGINVTYVITHATPIDPVEQTITAATAFGTTSPEAIEMMRRSLQDLYGTGGSPLSQWLSFWRRILVGDFGPSLSAFPTPVGTLIGRALPWTFGLMAVSTLVAWGLGNLLGGLAGYYRRSRLLKLAGIAAMAVHPVPYYIVAFVLLILFGFVWPILPITGAYAQGLQPGFTLEFMLSVLRHSLLPALSLILVGIGGWFMGMRSLVSNVVTEDYAVYAELAGVRRRTILSAYVMRNALAPQVTGLAMSLGAIFNGAIITEQVFGYPGLGSLLVSAVHAGDYSLVIGVTTISILAVSSAVLLVDLLYPLLDPRVQGR; encoded by the coding sequence ATGCAGGGCTATGGCCTCCATCTGATCAAGCGTCTGATGCAGTTCCTGCTGGTCGTCTTTGTCGGCATCAACGTGACCTATGTCATCACGCATGCCACGCCGATCGACCCGGTGGAGCAGACCATCACCGCCGCCACCGCCTTTGGCACCACGAGCCCCGAAGCCATCGAGATGATGCGCCGATCCCTGCAGGATCTCTATGGCACCGGCGGCAGTCCGCTGAGCCAGTGGCTGTCTTTCTGGCGGAGGATTCTGGTCGGCGATTTCGGCCCCTCGCTTTCCGCCTTCCCGACCCCGGTCGGGACGCTGATCGGCCGCGCCTTGCCTTGGACCTTCGGCTTGATGGCGGTCTCCACGCTGGTGGCCTGGGGACTGGGCAACCTCCTTGGCGGTCTGGCGGGCTACTATCGGCGCAGCCGGCTGCTCAAGCTGGCCGGCATCGCCGCCATGGCCGTGCATCCCGTGCCCTATTACATCGTGGCCTTCGTGCTTCTGATCCTCTTTGGCTTCGTCTGGCCAATCCTGCCGATCACGGGTGCCTATGCGCAGGGCCTCCAGCCAGGCTTCACGCTGGAATTCATGCTCAGCGTCCTGCGCCATTCCCTTCTTCCGGCCCTGTCGTTGATCCTGGTTGGGATTGGTGGCTGGTTCATGGGCATGCGTTCCCTCGTCTCGAATGTCGTGACCGAAGACTACGCTGTCTATGCGGAGTTGGCCGGTGTCCGGAGGCGCACCATCCTGTCCGCCTATGTCATGCGCAACGCGCTCGCGCCGCAGGTGACAGGGCTCGCCATGTCGCTCGGGGCCATCTTCAATGGCGCCATCATCACCGAACAGGTCTTTGGCTATCCCGGGCTCGGCTCACTCCTGGTCTCGGCGGTTCACGCGGGTGACTACAGTCTGGTGATCGGCGTGACCACCATCTCGATCCTCGCCGTTTCCTCCGCGGTGCTGCTGGTGGACCTGCTCTATCCTTTGCTCGATCCAAGGGTCCAGGGGCGCTGA
- a CDS encoding winged helix-turn-helix domain-containing protein, whose protein sequence is MPLRDEPGTYRFDEFRLDALRGVVLGPDGTELRLRPKTFALLRHLLDHPGQLLGREELLEALWPGLVVTDDSLTQCIGELRQAFGSRAAQILRTVPRRGYMLTAAVRRDGPSRPDAAPDAAPAPKALAPPARDFADLRQDPIAVHRFEAPDGDLTCAHLADAMTGDLVAELARIEGLRVLPAAEAVAAEGYLVQGEVRSAGEALRMTIRLEDAATGTVLWAERLEQPRKSAPGLSTTRLTALAVHLNWQVERHSLSAARRKPVATLTARELCLIGRDHHQRVTQADTEVAREMFARAIAADPDYAPAYAWQAYTVHRAITHGWGGPGGQATRDEALRLARRAVQLQPDSPLCLARLAFALVLDQRWEEAVAVARSALHTGRSAFAPPRITVCEVLVAAGHPEEAAEVAQDTIALDPLSPPTARGILGRALLLAGRGEEALPPLRWCALHLPDYAATYDTLVVAWVEAGRMPEALAARGELFRLRPDWTPRNHTGFWYFRRPEDLDRFQAAHRRAAEPVGDAGGPSIAPAAGLTLPDTSRAALPLEPPTRSGPVPRPPSVDGLAGLLRQDTLVVQPLQAAPADADAAQAAATLTPNLMAELVRHADLRVVAGPDERVTQGFEVKGDVHSAGELLCVHLRLDDLATGTTFWAQRVEWPSGRAAGLPVEGIASLAAAMNVQIGRKSLRRARQKPVERLSAREFTLLGQEHYLRSTEAETSIARGLFVRASAADPGYAPALAWTAITLARIAIHGWRAQGHSETLEQSIRLARNAVELDPESPHSLAALCLTLALQGHWGEAVTTARLALRTNRIANDAARIASGDVLAAAGHPEDAERAFRQAIAEDPHGSPVLHAVLGRALLLGGRPEEAMIALRHCAVHLPDYALCFRTMVVAAVEAGLVEEAREALREVARLRPGWVTGTEPIFWFLRRPEDVERYEKAFRIALRLGAAANAGGLLRAPTSRA, encoded by the coding sequence ATGCCGTTGCGTGACGAGCCCGGGACCTATCGCTTCGACGAATTCCGACTGGACGCCTTGCGCGGAGTGGTCTTGGGACCCGATGGGACCGAACTGCGCCTCCGGCCCAAGACCTTCGCCCTCCTGCGGCATCTGCTGGACCATCCTGGACAGCTCCTGGGGCGGGAGGAGCTGCTCGAAGCGCTCTGGCCGGGCTTGGTGGTGACGGACGACTCGCTCACCCAGTGCATCGGCGAACTACGACAGGCTTTCGGCAGCCGCGCCGCCCAGATCCTGCGCACTGTCCCCCGGCGAGGCTACATGCTGACGGCCGCGGTGCGGCGCGACGGGCCGTCCCGGCCGGACGCCGCCCCCGATGCAGCGCCGGCGCCGAAGGCCTTGGCCCCCCCGGCCCGCGACTTCGCGGACCTCCGCCAGGACCCGATCGCCGTCCATCGCTTCGAGGCACCGGACGGCGACCTGACCTGCGCCCACTTGGCCGATGCGATGACGGGCGATCTGGTCGCGGAGCTCGCTCGGATCGAAGGGCTGCGCGTGCTGCCCGCCGCGGAGGCGGTTGCCGCGGAGGGATATCTCGTCCAGGGCGAGGTGCGCTCCGCCGGGGAGGCCCTGCGAATGACGATCCGGCTCGAGGATGCCGCGACCGGGACTGTCCTCTGGGCGGAACGCCTGGAACAGCCGCGGAAGAGCGCACCGGGCCTGTCCACGACGAGGCTGACCGCCCTCGCCGTCCACCTCAACTGGCAGGTGGAGCGGCACAGCCTTTCGGCCGCGCGCCGCAAACCGGTCGCCACGCTGACCGCGCGCGAGCTCTGCCTGATCGGACGGGACCATCACCAGCGCGTCACGCAGGCGGATACGGAGGTGGCGAGGGAGATGTTCGCCCGCGCGATCGCGGCCGATCCGGACTACGCGCCGGCCTATGCTTGGCAGGCCTACACCGTGCACCGCGCGATCACCCACGGCTGGGGCGGCCCGGGGGGACAGGCGACGCGGGACGAGGCGCTCCGGCTCGCGCGGCGTGCCGTGCAACTCCAGCCGGACTCGCCACTCTGCCTCGCCCGCCTCGCCTTCGCCCTCGTTCTGGATCAGCGCTGGGAGGAGGCAGTGGCCGTTGCGCGTTCGGCGCTGCACACGGGCCGGTCAGCCTTTGCGCCCCCTCGTATCACCGTCTGCGAGGTCCTCGTCGCCGCTGGGCACCCCGAGGAGGCAGCGGAGGTGGCGCAGGACACCATTGCGCTCGACCCGCTCAGCCCGCCGACCGCGCGGGGAATCCTCGGACGGGCGCTGCTGCTGGCAGGGAGGGGGGAGGAAGCGCTGCCGCCGCTGCGCTGGTGCGCCTTGCACCTGCCGGACTATGCGGCGACCTACGATACCCTCGTGGTGGCATGGGTGGAGGCCGGACGGATGCCCGAGGCCCTGGCGGCGCGGGGCGAGCTGTTCCGCCTCCGGCCGGACTGGACGCCGCGCAACCACACCGGCTTCTGGTACTTTCGGCGTCCTGAGGACCTGGACCGCTTCCAGGCGGCGCACCGCCGCGCGGCCGAGCCGGTCGGCGACGCAGGCGGACCCTCGATCGCTCCTGCCGCCGGCCTTACACTCCCTGACACGAGCCGCGCCGCCTTGCCGCTCGAGCCGCCCACGCGTTCGGGACCGGTGCCAAGGCCACCGTCTGTCGACGGCCTCGCGGGCCTCCTCCGGCAGGACACGCTTGTCGTGCAACCTCTGCAGGCCGCCCCAGCCGATGCCGATGCCGCGCAGGCTGCCGCCACGCTCACGCCGAACCTCATGGCCGAGCTGGTCCGTCACGCCGACCTGCGCGTCGTCGCCGGCCCGGATGAACGGGTGACGCAGGGCTTCGAGGTGAAGGGCGATGTCCACTCCGCGGGTGAGCTGCTCTGCGTCCATCTCCGGTTGGACGACCTCGCGACCGGCACCACTTTCTGGGCCCAGCGGGTGGAGTGGCCGTCGGGTCGGGCTGCCGGCTTGCCTGTCGAGGGCATCGCATCGCTCGCGGCAGCGATGAACGTGCAGATCGGGCGCAAGAGCCTGCGCCGGGCGCGGCAGAAGCCCGTGGAGCGGTTGAGCGCCCGGGAGTTCACGTTGCTCGGCCAGGAGCATTACCTCCGCAGCACGGAGGCCGAGACGTCCATCGCGCGCGGGCTGTTCGTCCGCGCCTCGGCGGCCGATCCGGGCTACGCCCCGGCTCTCGCCTGGACTGCCATCACCCTCGCGCGCATCGCGATCCATGGCTGGCGCGCGCAAGGCCACAGCGAGACGTTGGAACAGTCGATCCGGCTGGCGCGGAACGCCGTCGAACTGGATCCGGAATCCCCCCACTCGCTTGCCGCGCTTTGCCTGACGCTTGCGTTGCAGGGCCATTGGGGGGAGGCCGTCACCACGGCGCGCCTCGCGCTGCGGACCAACCGCATCGCCAACGATGCGGCACGCATCGCAAGCGGGGACGTGCTGGCCGCTGCGGGCCACCCGGAGGATGCCGAAAGGGCCTTTCGGCAGGCGATCGCCGAGGACCCGCACGGTTCGCCCGTCCTGCACGCGGTGCTCGGCCGCGCCCTCCTCCTGGGCGGCCGTCCCGAGGAGGCGATGATCGCGCTCCGCCACTGCGCGGTGCATCTGCCCGACTACGCCCTCTGCTTCCGTACCATGGTGGTCGCGGCGGTCGAGGCTGGCCTTGTCGAGGAGGCGCGCGAGGCGCTGCGCGAGGTTGCCCGTCTGCGGCCCGGCTGGGTCACGGGCACCGAGCCGATCTTCTGGTTCCTGCGCCGGCCGGAGGATGTCGAGCGATACGAGAAAGCGTTCCGCATCGCGTTGCGCCTGGGTGCCGCGGCGAATGCGGGCGGGCTACTGCGGGCCCCAACCTCGCGGGCGTGA
- a CDS encoding ABC transporter permease translates to MIRILRDLLRYNWEFALGGLLLLAVAIVALLSFLSPYPPLDVYVVPPDMPPSAQFILGTTSRGQDVFWQLSFAIRNTLLFGITVAVISRIIALTVGLLAGYAGGTADRALMSINDSFIVVPLFPILVLFYFVMRDQMTWALLALVAACLGWAYDARLVRSIALSLKTREFTAQAAFSGMSAARIVTREHLPYVMPVIFTTTMNNMNWSIGLEVTLSVLGFTDVNTPTIGGMIYWANQHAALVSGIWWWIAAPVALVVAVFVALFLLAVSMNEYIDPRSRLARMGGGA, encoded by the coding sequence ATGATCCGTATCCTGCGGGACCTGCTGCGCTACAACTGGGAGTTCGCTCTCGGCGGCCTGCTGCTGCTGGCCGTAGCCATCGTAGCGCTGCTGTCCTTCCTTTCGCCCTATCCTCCCCTGGATGTCTATGTCGTGCCGCCTGACATGCCGCCCTCGGCACAGTTCATCCTGGGCACCACCTCACGCGGGCAGGATGTCTTCTGGCAGCTCTCCTTCGCGATCCGGAACACGCTGCTTTTCGGCATCACCGTTGCCGTGATCAGCCGGATCATCGCGCTCACCGTGGGTCTTCTCGCCGGCTATGCCGGCGGCACTGCGGACCGGGCGCTGATGTCAATCAACGACAGTTTCATCGTGGTGCCGCTCTTCCCCATCCTGGTGCTCTTCTACTTCGTGATGCGGGATCAGATGACCTGGGCACTGCTGGCACTCGTCGCCGCCTGTCTCGGTTGGGCCTATGATGCGCGGTTGGTTCGCTCCATAGCCCTGTCGCTTAAGACACGCGAGTTCACGGCCCAGGCCGCATTCTCCGGCATGAGCGCAGCCCGGATTGTGACACGCGAGCACCTGCCCTACGTCATGCCGGTGATCTTCACCACCACCATGAACAACATGAACTGGAGCATCGGGCTGGAGGTAACGCTCTCGGTCCTGGGCTTCACCGACGTCAACACGCCCACCATCGGCGGGATGATCTACTGGGCCAACCAGCATGCCGCCCTGGTCTCAGGAATCTGGTGGTGGATCGCGGCGCCCGTGGCCCTGGTCGTCGCCGTCTTCGTGGCGCTGTTCCTTCTGGCGGTCTCGATGAACGAGTACATCGATCCACGCTCCCGCCTCGCGCGCATGGGAGGCGGCGCGTGA
- a CDS encoding ABC transporter ATP-binding protein: MDDISLEIRRDEIYGLAGESSSGKSSLIKTIARAIRPPLQVVAGQIRFDFGTGPRDLYALPELELSALRWRNLSYIMQGSMNVLNPVRRIRHAFVDFAFRHMGLPMPEFLHRVQAHLAHLHLPSEVLERFPHELSGGMRQRVTIALATVCRPDFVIADEPTTALDVVVQKGVLGMIRRLQREMGSSVLFVTHDMAVHANLTDRLGIMYAGRLAEEAPTRQLFQRPLHPYTRHLIASLPRIGDDRPRHGLEGKPPSLADPPPGCRFHPRCPLAMPVCRKVVPAFEEVRPDHRVACHAVVQGRVS, from the coding sequence GTGGACGATATCAGCCTTGAGATCCGCCGGGATGAGATCTATGGGCTAGCGGGCGAAAGCTCCTCCGGCAAAAGCAGCCTGATCAAGACCATTGCCCGGGCGATCCGCCCACCCTTGCAGGTGGTAGCCGGGCAGATCAGGTTCGATTTCGGCACCGGACCACGCGACCTCTATGCCTTGCCGGAACTGGAACTCTCAGCCCTACGCTGGCGGAACCTGTCCTATATCATGCAGGGCTCGATGAACGTGCTGAATCCAGTGCGCAGGATCCGGCACGCCTTCGTGGACTTCGCTTTCCGCCATATGGGTCTGCCCATGCCGGAGTTCCTGCATAGGGTCCAGGCGCATCTGGCCCATCTGCATCTGCCGTCCGAGGTGCTGGAACGCTTCCCGCATGAACTATCTGGCGGCATGCGGCAACGGGTCACCATCGCCCTCGCCACCGTCTGCCGCCCGGATTTCGTGATCGCCGACGAGCCCACCACCGCGCTCGACGTCGTAGTGCAGAAAGGCGTTCTGGGGATGATCCGCAGACTGCAGCGCGAGATGGGTTCTTCCGTCCTCTTCGTCACGCACGACATGGCCGTGCATGCCAACCTCACCGACCGGCTCGGTATCATGTATGCGGGGCGGCTAGCGGAAGAAGCGCCGACACGGCAGCTCTTTCAGCGGCCGCTGCATCCCTATACGCGCCATCTGATCGCCAGCCTTCCCCGTATCGGCGACGATAGGCCGCGGCATGGGCTGGAAGGCAAGCCGCCCAGCCTGGCCGATCCGCCGCCGGGTTGCCGCTTCCATCCGCGTTGTCCGCTCGCCATGCCGGTGTGCCGGAAGGTGGTGCCGGCTTTCGAGGAGGTCCGGCCTGACCACCGCGTCGCTTGTCACGCCGTGGTCCAGGGGAGGGTATCATGA
- a CDS encoding alpha-N-arabinofuranosidase has protein sequence MKAQVTIDRDVAIGDTHDRLFGAFVEHLGRCVYGGIFEPGHPEADEKGFRRDVLALVKELAPTIMRYPGGNFVSGYNWEDGVGPVEQRPRRLDLAWMSTEPNTFGTNEFIDWCRAADVEPMLAVNLGTCGADAARNLVEYCNHPGGTAWSDLRRSHGWEKPHDIKFWCLGNEVDGPWQMEHKTAREYGRVATESAKMMKWVDPSLELAACGSSARNMPTFGAWEREVLEHCFEHVEFISLHTYLNNYADDMPSFLASADLMDSFIEEVVSIADAVAAERRSSKRLMLSFDEWNVWYRTRGKKEGRTVPGWPVAPKILEEIYTMGDALAFGGACISLLNHADRVKAACLAQLVNAIAPIMTETGGPAWRQTIFYPFAQMSNLGRGRVLRSRVESPTYATSYYDPRGTQEHRFSMPEVPYLKCAAVHDRDEGFLTLFLLNRSLDDVLDLRVDTRGMELLGLDRAEQLCDSDLAAVNSREQPERIKPSILEQVRIADGQISAVLQPGSWNIIRMKMLAA, from the coding sequence TTGAAGGCACAGGTGACCATCGATCGCGACGTCGCCATCGGCGATACGCATGACCGTCTCTTCGGAGCTTTCGTCGAGCATCTCGGGCGATGCGTCTATGGCGGTATCTTCGAACCCGGCCATCCAGAGGCGGATGAGAAGGGGTTCCGCAGGGATGTGCTGGCGCTGGTGAAGGAGCTGGCCCCGACCATCATGCGCTATCCCGGAGGCAACTTCGTGTCCGGGTACAACTGGGAAGACGGGGTCGGTCCCGTGGAGCAGCGTCCGCGCCGCCTCGATCTTGCCTGGATGTCCACGGAGCCTAACACCTTCGGCACGAATGAGTTCATCGACTGGTGCCGCGCCGCCGATGTCGAACCGATGCTGGCGGTCAACCTCGGGACGTGTGGTGCCGATGCAGCGCGTAATCTCGTAGAGTACTGCAATCACCCGGGTGGAACGGCATGGTCCGACCTGCGCCGTTCTCATGGCTGGGAAAAGCCGCACGACATCAAGTTCTGGTGCCTTGGTAACGAGGTGGATGGTCCCTGGCAGATGGAGCACAAAACGGCCCGAGAGTACGGCCGTGTTGCGACGGAATCCGCCAAGATGATGAAGTGGGTCGATCCATCGCTGGAGCTGGCAGCCTGTGGATCTTCTGCCCGCAACATGCCGACTTTTGGTGCGTGGGAACGGGAAGTTCTGGAGCACTGTTTCGAGCATGTCGAGTTCATCTCGCTCCACACGTATCTGAACAACTATGCCGACGATATGCCGAGCTTCCTGGCCAGTGCAGACCTCATGGATAGTTTCATCGAAGAGGTCGTGTCCATTGCCGATGCCGTGGCAGCGGAGCGCAGGTCGTCCAAGAGGCTGATGCTGAGTTTCGATGAATGGAATGTCTGGTACCGTACACGGGGGAAGAAGGAAGGAAGGACTGTCCCGGGCTGGCCGGTGGCACCGAAGATCCTGGAAGAAATCTATACGATGGGCGATGCGCTGGCCTTCGGTGGCGCATGCATCTCCCTGCTCAACCATGCTGACAGGGTGAAGGCTGCCTGCCTCGCACAGCTCGTGAATGCCATCGCGCCGATCATGACAGAAACCGGCGGTCCGGCCTGGCGGCAAACGATCTTCTATCCGTTCGCCCAGATGAGCAATCTCGGGCGCGGGCGGGTCCTGCGGTCACGCGTGGAATCGCCAACCTATGCCACCAGCTACTATGACCCGCGTGGGACGCAGGAGCATCGCTTCTCCATGCCGGAGGTCCCGTACCTGAAGTGCGCAGCAGTACATGACCGGGATGAGGGTTTCCTCACGCTTTTCCTGCTGAACCGGAGCCTGGACGACGTCCTGGACCTTCGTGTCGATACGCGAGGAATGGAGCTTCTCGGTCTCGACCGGGCAGAACAGCTCTGCGATTCAGACCTGGCCGCTGTCAACAGCCGCGAGCAGCCCGAACGAATCAAGCCATCTATCCTGGAACAGGTACGCATCGCAGATGGCCAGATCTCTGCGGTGCTGCAACCTGGTTCATGGAATATCATTCGCATGAAGATGCTCGCTGCCTAA
- a CDS encoding ABC transporter ATP-binding protein: MTTPLLELRQVCKTYGGGLFARRKTPAVRDVSFVLDAGQPEVFAIIGESGSGKSTLARMVLGMSETTEGKILFRGLDMARLGGRRARLDFMRQVQPIFQNPFEAFNPLVRVDRYLYATARNLAGASGQEEAEVASDRALQQVGLSLAEVKGRFPHEMSGGQLQRAAIARALIPGPALLVADEPVSMIDASLRMTIVNLFRELRDHLRVSIIYITHDLATAYTISDRVMIMRHGEVVETGDARTVLSNPRHPYAIQLKESVLSIEGAWDDAPEPAGQPAHGP, from the coding sequence ATGACGACGCCACTCCTCGAACTGCGACAGGTTTGCAAGACCTATGGCGGCGGTCTCTTCGCGCGTCGGAAGACGCCGGCGGTGCGGGACGTGTCCTTCGTTCTGGATGCCGGGCAGCCGGAAGTCTTTGCGATCATCGGAGAGTCGGGCAGCGGCAAATCTACCTTGGCTCGCATGGTGCTAGGCATGAGCGAAACGACAGAGGGAAAGATTCTCTTCCGGGGCCTTGATATGGCACGTCTCGGAGGGCGTCGCGCCCGACTGGATTTCATGCGACAGGTGCAGCCGATCTTCCAGAACCCTTTCGAGGCCTTCAACCCGCTCGTCCGGGTGGATCGCTACCTCTACGCCACCGCCCGTAACCTCGCTGGAGCATCGGGGCAAGAAGAGGCCGAGGTGGCTTCCGACCGTGCCCTTCAACAGGTGGGTCTTTCACTCGCAGAGGTGAAAGGCCGCTTTCCGCATGAGATGTCAGGGGGGCAGTTGCAGCGTGCCGCGATCGCGCGGGCTCTGATCCCTGGCCCAGCGCTGCTCGTGGCGGATGAACCCGTCTCGATGATCGATGCCTCGCTGCGCATGACCATCGTGAACCTGTTCAGGGAGCTCCGGGATCACCTGCGGGTCTCGATCATCTACATCACGCACGATCTCGCGACAGCCTATACGATCAGCGATCGCGTCATGATCATGCGACATGGCGAGGTGGTGGAGACGGGCGATGCACGCACAGTGTTGTCGAACCCGAGGCATCCCTACGCCATCCAGTTGAAGGAATCCGTGCTCTCCATCGAGGGTGCATGGGATGACGCGCCGGAGCCGGCCGGACAACCGGCACACGGCCCATAG